CTACACATCCGCTTTATAGTGTTTTAAGACCGTTCATTACTTCGAGTGCagaaagataataaaatatacttcTTTTATGTTAAAtcgcaagcgcagtgtgggacggccacctactagatggaccgacgacctagtaaaaagcgctgggtctcgttggatgcaggtggcaatgaacCGGTCGCACTgaaaatctattggagaggcctatgttcagcagtggacggcgatcggctgaaatgatgatgatgatgatgttaaatCGCTAATcttatcaaaaacaaaaaagtacgcTCGTCTTTCACCacaaattcaatttcaatccAGCATTATGGCAGTCACATGGTAACAACCAGTGCTGATTTTCATCCAGTAACGAAGAACGCGAAACTTTTTAGATACTAATTAAAAGGCATAGAATACAATATTTTACTGATTAAAATATACCACTACTacgtgttttaattaaattgtaatttatctTTCAGGAAGCAACATGCGAGCCTCCTGTGGATTCAGCTTCGCTACCATTGGAGCACCGCGCGGGTGGAGGCTACGGTCCGCCCTTGGCTCCAGCACATGCCGACGATCCTTGGCCATTAGCGACACCTGACAGCCCAAAGATCAAACATTTACAAGTCCAGTGTGAAAAAACTCATATGAGAGTTAATATTGAATTCGATCGACCCTTCTACGGCATGATCTTCTCAAAAGGCTTTTACAGCGATCCTCATTGTATGCACCTTAAGCCGGGGACGGGACATCTTAGTGCGACTTTTGAAATCTTCCTAAATAGTTGTGGTATGTCTAGTTCGGCAAACCATAACGTAGCAAGTTATGGAAGTCCCACTCCAAGCGGTTCTTatgttgaaaatacaattattgtacAATACGATCCATATGTTCAAGAAGTATGGGATCAAGCCAGAAAATTAAGATGCACATGGTACGATTTCTATGAAAAAGCAGTTACCTTCAGACCTTTCCAAGTCGATATGTTACATGCTGTGACCGCGAACTTCCTTGGCGACAACCTGCAGTGCTGGATGCAAATACAAGTCGGTAAAGGGCCGTGGGCGTCAGAAGTTTCAGGAATAGTCAAAATAGGACAAACGATGACCATGGTACTCGCCATTAAAGACGACGAAAATAAATTCGACATGTTAGTACGAAATTGTGTAGCTCATGACGGTAAACGGGCGCCCATACAGCTAGTCGACCAGTATGGATGCGTTGTTAGACCGAAAATTATGAGCAAATTCCAGAAGATAAAAAATTTCGGACCCTCAGCATCTGTAGTCTCGTTTGCATATTTCCAAGCATTCAAATTCCCTGATTCGATGAACGTACATTTTCAATGTGTAATTCAAGTCTGTAGATACAACTGCCCCGAACCCAAGTGCGGCCTTGGCGCTGATTACGGAGTACCTTTGTTAGCCGGTAATACGCTCGGAGGTGGAGACTATGGCCTTTCTAATTCGCCACATGCTGAGTATGCACCACCACCACCCGGACCGCATAGCGAATACGGGGTACCGCCGGCGTATCCCGATCCCAGACACCCAGCAGACGCTATAGGATCGTTCTCAGAAAAACGCGATGACGCTGTTCCACCACCACAAGCACAGGTTTCATCGACTCCAAACGCACCTAGTCCTTCTTCACCGGCGCCGTCGCGAGATGAAGACGATGTTAATCTACCTCCACCACCACCTCCAGGCCGACGCGGAGTTTATAACACCGTCAAGAGGAAAGACGAAGCTCACGGCAATCTAGCCACTCTGGGCGGTCGACCACGTTCCGTAGAAGACTTACCCGAGAGCTTAGCCGGGATCCGACGCCGGCGAGAAACATCGACCCCAACTCGTATTTACAAACGAGATACTCAGGAGATGACTGACGTGAACACGAGTCGCACTATTCAAGTCGTAGCACCGGGTGACGTTAATTTCGCATTGAACAATGCCGCGGCCAACGAAACTGTCGTTATTCAATCGCCCGCAACCGATCCGGAGACGATTTGCATGTCAGTACCGTCATTTATTGCGGGCCTGGTGATGTTATTATTGGTGCTTGTTGTCGCATCTCTCGTCGCTGCTTTTCTGTTCGTGAGAGTGCGAGCGCTCGACAGGAAAGGCGCTCACGGAGCTACCGCCTATTACGAAACGGATTACGTTAAGCACACAAACTAGTGGAGGAACTCGGTACGGAAGTGTGACGCGTggacattttataaatatttcttgGATCCAAAGAGCGTGCGTTCTTCGGCCCCGGTCGGATGGCTTGGCGGCTGCGCTATCACGGTCGCGATCGAAGTCCGGTGCAGTGCAGATGACGTGtgacttatttatttagtaacgTAGTGAGCGTGATGTATAGTATGTTCgatgtttttttgtaaattattttatcagcGTGAGAAACCCTCTTTATCCTTCAAATAGTCTCAACTTATGTCGGTTGTAATTTTGTAAAGAGTCGTAAGTAAGAAAGTAGGAGTGTTACGTATATAGCAATTAAAGTGTCGTGTGAAGAgtaacttgttttatttttaaaatctgcTTTCTTTTCTATCGAGATGCAATTAATGCTAAAACTGACAGAAATTTTTATTCCAATAtttattagataaaatattCTACAACTTAAAAGACAATAATGCAAATAAAAACACCGCGTTTGTTTAAAACCAAAGTTTCATCTCCAAGGTTGTTTTCTGGTACTGTGGGGCTCGCGCACGCCATCAGCATTATGTATGTTGCGGGCCAAACTTAGTATCGAAGGATATTCATCTCTATGTGGACTCAAGTAgagtaattttagttttttgtcATGACTTTCAACTATTTTATCTATTAGATCCTGCGAAGAAATGTTACAATTAAATTCTAGACTTTTCTAGTAAGTACGATAGGTATATCATATTTTATCTTCTTGGCCTTTCTTTGGATTTACGTTTCTACTCTAAAATGAGCAGTAGCACATGACGTCAAAGCCACAATCGTATTGTAGGACAGCTGTCCTGCTGTGActccttcgcggcagaaataggtttttttttccacaggagaaaatcgccggattcccacccgcacggcatcgcgataacttccttgctttccaaggtgatggagcgaattataaacacacaactcctgaagtatcttgaggatcgccagctgatcagtgaccgacagtacggtttccgtcacggtcgctcagctggcgatcttcttgtataccttactcacaggtgggctgaagccttggagagcaagggcgaggctcttgctgtgagccttgatatcgcgaaggccttcgacagggtctggcatagggcacttctatcgaagttaccatcttacggaatccccgagggtctctgcaagtggatcgctagctttttggatgggcggagcatcacggtcgttgtagacggtgactgttctgataccatgaccattaacgctggcgttccacaaggttcggtgctctcccccacgcttttcatcctgtatatcaatgacatgctgtctattgatggcatgcattgctatgcagatgatagcacgggggatgcgcgatatatcggccatcagagtctctctcggagcgtggtgcaagagagacgatcaaaacttgtgtctgaagtggagaactctctggggcgagtctccgaatggggtgaattcaacttggttcaattcaacccgataaagacacaagtttgcgcgttcactgcgaagaaggacccctttgtcatggcgccgcaattccaaggagtatccctgcaaccttccgagagtatcgggatacttggggtcgacgtttcgagcgatgtccagtttcggagtcatttggaaggcaaagccaagttggcgtccaaaatgctgggagtcctcaacagagcgaagcggtacttcacgcctggacaaagacttttgctttataaagcacaagtccggcctcgcatggagtactgctcccatctctgggccggggctcccaaataccagcttcttccatttgactccatacagaggagggccgttcggattgtcgataatcccattctctcggatcgtttggagcctctgggtctgcggagggacttcggttccctctgtattttataccgtatgttccatggggagtgttctgaggaattgttcgagatgataccaacatctcgtttttaccatcgcaccgcccgccaccggagtagagttcatccatactacctggagccactgcggtcatccacagtgcgtttccagagatcttttttgccacgtaccatccggctatggaatgagctcccctcctcggtgtttcccgagcgctatgacatgtccttcttcaaacgaggcttgtggagagtattaagcggtaggcagcggcttggctctgcccctggcattgctgaagtccatgggcgacggtaaccactcaccatcaggtgggccgtatgcccgtctgcctacaaaggcaataaaaaaaaaaaaaaaaaaaaaaggtggggtatgtgggagtcgaacctcactaaaaactcctgccgcacacagccggcgccctaccccggaccgggcgggaacccagtcggagctattgagacggcgggacagggtttacgcagagcatattacatccatcctaGGTAGGTCAGCGTTATCTACCAGCTCTGTTTCACAATACGCcccactaccagtaattacgtaactaTAACAGTGATTAATCACCACAAGACAGTTGACTTATGTCCCCTGACTTCAGTCTTTTTGTCATTTTTCGTTTTAACTATGTTATGCATCTATAGTTTAAAGTTAGAAAAGAAATCTGCATAATATTGACTTTATTGCCTTCGAAAGTAAACGATCTTATTCTTAAGTTGATTTAAGGTAACTTAATAGTTTGTGTATGAAATATATTAAGGACATATTTGTTCGTAGTAAGAATTTTATATCTTTCGCTTAAGCTGGAGTAATGTGCGCTAATAAGAACAACCGTCTCAAATAAATCGGCAGCAACCGACGGTGAGCATTTAAAAACACATTcagaaatttcataaaaaatacctaCAGGATCAAGGATATCGCTTCCGAAGCCGTATAAAGAAATACCATAATTGAACAGTcatgaaaaactatttaaagaGAAATAGCAAATGCGCCTTGGCATCTTGATGCATATTTCTTCTACCCGCAATTTAAAACAAGGTTCCCACATCACATGCGACCTTTGACcccacatataaaattattttttaaatgatgcatGCActgcaaagatttttttttattgcttaggtggctggacgagcttacagcccacctggtgttaagtagtaactggagcccatagacatctacgacgtaaatgcgccacccaccttgagatataagttctaagttcttaagtatagttacaacggctaccccacccttcaaaccgaaacgcattactgcttcacggcagaaataggcagggtggcggtatctacccgcacggactcactagaggtcctaccaccagtaaaaaataattattattgtgctaattattattattgtgataataataattgtgctTCATTCAATCATCAGTGTGAAAAAGTCTGTCTTAATTTTCAGAAACGGTTCCCTGGTAACCTGTTATCAATTCTTACGTCTGGAAATAGTTTAATAGGTATCTGTGTCCTGTTGTTGGCCTCTTGATGATTTGGAGACTGCAGTTTTTTCATGGTTATAGGAGAACGAATAATGACAGGCTCCGTTTGCGTTGATTTGTCTTTCTTTTTCGCCTTTTGAGCCTTTTTTTCGTGATACACCTGTAATTgattatacttatatacgttagACCAACTTGAAATAAGTTTTTGGCATTTGGACCAACTTGAAATAAGTTTTTGGCATTTCTACAACGGGTGCAAATACAAGACGCGGCTGCAAGGTGACTACAACACAATAGTTTTATCAAAAACGTGCCTGCCCCGTCTAagctgtctgtctgtctacgAAGCCAGATACAAGCGATTGCCTGATGACAAATGGTTAGCATCAAATAATGTGGgatgataaattttattcattCAACGCTTCCACTTCCACGACCTGAAGTAACCTAAGCCCGGTGTACTCATGCCGAGCGAGAGGACTGtgatatattaagtgtataatctatgggacTGTGCCAGTATTCAAATCCAGTAAACAGATACAAATGCTTATTAAGAAATCGTAATTATCTACGTGTTCACGAATTATTTCTACGGTGAACGAATATTAAtttgtgataaaaattaaatctacaatttttttatttcatttttgttttaagaaCCTTTACAGCGAAGCATTCATGCAGTATATACAGCATATCATGCAGTGTATACAGTTTGATCGATGAAACggtcgttatacaatacaatcgaGACTTCGGCCTCATGTTCCAAAGTTGGTGACAGCATACACGTTATGAACTATAAAGGCttcggtaactatttaacacaaggtgggccatGAACTCGTTTGTCCATCAGTTCAATAAAAGTGTCATCAGTGAAATGGAAAAGATCAGAGCGAAGACGAATAATGGCAACGACGATCTTAATTTCGTCTACCACGAAGATAAATAGTGCTGTTCATTACTGAAGATTACATAATCGCTATCGAAAACTCAAAATTTTGCTTTGTATTTGCagttttaaaatcaatcaaaacaATTGAAGGGCGCCAATAACAGTCACGTGTGTCGTCTATGGATTCACGCATAAACCTACTACTCGTAATAACCTTGTCCAATAATCATTTTATGCTATTCAAATGGACtctatttttcttttatgttaatttatgttatgtttttattatttactatctAAATTATTAGAGGCTTTGGAAACCGTTCCCATCTATCATGTAAATTGTTTGTAGCATACAAATTTATATACGGTATTGTATTTCAAAGCCTACTTGATTCCGTTGTCGTGGTTTTTTCGGCGAAGCTGTACGAATCCTTCGGTCGTCGTGACGAGGAGAGGCAGCGGGAGATAAATTGCTATATGTGTGACACAGGCGAGGAACCCTCCAGTCGTACTTTGATTTCGATGAAATATGTGTTTTTTGCGATTCTCCTTTACATTTACGATgtctctaaataaaaataaagatttctTTGTATCCAAAAACAg
The Bombyx mori chromosome 5, ASM3026992v2 DNA segment above includes these coding regions:
- the LOC101739696 gene encoding cuticlin-4; translation: MKRIRLTLVLATLLLKEATCEPPVDSASLPLEHRAGGGYGPPLAPAHADDPWPLATPDSPKIKHLQVQCEKTHMRVNIEFDRPFYGMIFSKGFYSDPHCMHLKPGTGHLSATFEIFLNSCGMSSSANHNVASYGSPTPSGSYVENTIIVQYDPYVQEVWDQARKLRCTWYDFYEKAVTFRPFQVDMLHAVTANFLGDNLQCWMQIQVGKGPWASEVSGIVKIGQTMTMVLAIKDDENKFDMLVRNCVAHDGKRAPIQLVDQYGCVVRPKIMSKFQKIKNFGPSASVVSFAYFQAFKFPDSMNVHFQCVIQVCRYNCPEPKCGLGADYGVPLLAGNTLGGGDYGLSNSPHAEYAPPPPGPHSEYGVPPAYPDPRHPADAIGSFSEKRDDAVPPPQAQVSSTPNAPSPSSPAPSRDEDDVNLPPPPPPGRRGVYNTVKRKDEAHGNLATLGGRPRSVEDLPESLAGIRRRRETSTPTRIYKRDTQEMTDVNTSRTIQVVAPGDVNFALNNAAANETVVIQSPATDPETICMSVPSFIAGLVMLLLVLVVASLVAAFLFVRVRALDRKGAHGATAYYETDYVKHTN